In the genome of Burkholderia sp. PAMC 26561, the window AACCATTCACTATTCGGATAAATCCGGTTATCTCGGACTGCCGTTTGCCATAGGCTTGCGTTCTTTCGTGCAATCCGAGGAAATGCCATGTCTCGCCCACCGATCCGCGACGTCTTCCGATTCGCTCATTTGGGACTGGAAAAAGTCGCGCTGGCATGTGCTGCCTTCAGCTTGATGCACGCAACGGCCCGCGCCGATGAAACGGCACCGCCTGAACCCACGGTTGTCGATCAATGGGCCTTGCCAGCGGGCGTTCAACCGGGCGTCCCGGACGCCGATCAAACCGTCCGGAATACTGTTCGCGACGATCCGTGGGCAAACCCGGCCGCAGTACACATCGTGCAGGACGATTCGTGGAGCGCACCTTCTGGCAATCAGGTCAGATCGGGAGAGCAACTGCACGCAGTCACACCCGCTCGACAAACAATGGCGGCAGCCGACCAGCCGGGCCGACCGGCGCACCCCGCCAACGTCCTTGTGATGGACAGCTCGAACTGGAACGAAACGCCGCGCGGACGTTCGCCCGGCCTGATCGCCAGCAACAATGCATGGCGCAAGCGCGTAGCGCCCGATTCGGCCGCGACGATCGAACGCGACGCCACAAAACACAATCGGGGGACTCAACCGGCCGCAGTGTTGAAACTTGATGGCAGTGCGCAATCCGATCCCTGGATCACCCCTGCAGCAGCCTCCAAAGGTGCCGACAACGCTGCGGACTGGCAGAACCTCAGGCTTGCATCGGCGCATCAGCCACGAAGCTGCAATCGCGACTGGAGCATCTTCTCCAGCCCGGGTTGCCCGGATTCCAGGAACCCTGCCGATTCAGCGAAGGGCACACAGGTGCAGGCAAGCGGCAATACCGTGCGCCGCCTGATCGCCATAACGCCGGACGGTCGCTGGCGCGCTCCGCTGGTTATCGACGCCGAGGCTTCGCCGCGAAAGTAAGCGCTTATGCGCCGCCGACTTCGACCCGGTTACGTCCATCGCGTTTCGCACGATACAACGCCAGATCAGCCGCTTCGATAAGCTGCTTCACGTCTTCGCCAGGTTCCGGCACTTGCGTTACGCCACCCACACTGATGGTGACGCACTTGGCAACCGCGCCGGCATGCGGCACGGCAAGCGTCTCGACCGCCGCGCGAATTTTTTCGCCGAGGAGGCGCAATCCCGCAGCCGACGTAGACGGCAGCACCACGGCAAACTCTTCACCGCCAAAGCGCGCAGCGAGATCCGCAGGTCGGTTCAGGCAAGATTCAACGGCGCGCGCGACGTGCTTGAGCACATCGTCACCGGCGACGTGACCGTAGGTATCGTTGTATGACTTGAAGCTGTCTACATCGATCATGAGGAACCCAAGCGGCGACTTGTCGCGCGCGGCGCGTTTCCATTCGGCGCTCAGATAATCATCTAGGCAACGCCGGTTCGACAAGGCCGTCAGCCCGTCCGAATTCGTGAGGCGCTGCAATTCCAGATTCGTTTCCAGCAGCTTCTGCTGCGACGTACGCAACGCGCGATACGCCTCGTCGCGCTGCGTGAGGTTCAGGTACGAGCGCGAGTGGTAACGGATCCGCGCGATCAGCTCGATGCTGTCCGGCAGTTTCACCAGGTAATCGTTGGCGCCTGCCGCAAACGCCGCGCTCTTGATGCGCGGTTCCTCTTTCGTGGACAACACGATGATCGGGATATCGCGGGTCGACTCATGTTCACGATACTGCCGCACGAGCGTCAGTCCATCCACGCCGGGCATCACCAGGTCCTGCAGGATCACGGTTGGCCGCGTGGCTTGCGCCACCCGCAACGCGTCCTCCGGGTTCGCGCAGTAATGGAAATCGAGCCTCGGCTCGTCCACCAGCATGCGGCGCACGGCTTCCGCTACGATCGTCTGGTCATCGACGAGCAGCACCATGACCGCGCTTTCCGCCGCGCTCGGCATGTTCAGCGCGTCGTTGAGCAGGTCGGCGGCGTGGGTAGCCGCAGCCGACGTGTCGTCGCTGGGGCTCTCCGGCTCGGCTTCCCGGCTCTGCGCCTCACGTCGGGCACGCTCTGCCAGCGGGTCTGCGTTTCGATGTTCCATGACTGTCCTGTGTGATCCTGAATACTCAATCGGTTCTCAAGCGCGAGCTCATACGCCTCGCTTGCGCGACGATGCGAACGCATTGACGGCAGCATTCGCGATGTTCTGAAGCGGCAGGATGGAAACAGCCGCATTGATTGCGGCGGCCGCTTTCGGCATGCCATATACAGCGCACGTCGCCTCGTCCTGGGCGATCGTGTAAAACCCGTTGGCGCGCATGGCCGCCAACCCCGCTGCGCCGTCGCGGCCCATGCCGGTCAGCAGCACGCCGACCGCGTTACCGCTCCAGCGCGCGACGACGCTGTTGAAAAATACATCGATCGAAGGTCGGTACGGCGTCGCCTCCGGATCTTTCGTGTAGCCAAGCCGGTTACCGCCGCCAAAATGCAGGTGGTCGTTGGTCGCGGCCAGCAGCACCTTTCCCGGCTCCGGACGATCGCCCTCGCGGGCAATGTACACCGGCAATTTCGACTGTGCGTTCAGCCATTCCGCCATCCCGATGGCAAACGCCTGATCCACATGCTGCACGATCACCGTCGCCGGCGTGAAATCGGCCGGCAGCGCGGCGAGCAGCACCGCAAGCGCTCCGGGACCGCCGGCCGACGCGCCTATCGCAAGCAAATCCATACCGGGTGTAATACGCGGCGCGGCACCCAGTGGATTCGCAGCGGCTTTTGCCCGCTGCTGCGCCCCGACCTGGTCGATCTTCGCGATCAACGCGGCGATCCCGCGCTTCGCGTCGGGGCCGGCGAGCGCGGGGGTATCGACGGCATCGAGCGCGCCTGCGCCCATTGCCTCGTACACGCGCCACGAGTTCGCACCCACGTCAACCGTCACGATCAGGATCGCGCACGGCGCCTGACGCATGATCCGCCGTGTGGCTTCCGTCCCGTCGACGTGCGGCATCACGAGGTCCATCAGCACGACGTCCGGCTTCTGCGCCGTGCAGTAATCCACGGCCTGCACGCCATCGGTCGCCACCCAGATCACATCGAAATCAGGCCGCGTCGCCAGCGCCAGGCGCGTGGCTTCCACCGCAAGCGGCATGTCGTTCACTATTCCGATCTTCATTGCCAGCCCCCAGCTCTCTCGTTTTTATAACTGCATCATCATGGCTGCGCCTCGCCAATCAGATCGCGCACAGCATCGAGCAGCGTCTGATCGTGGAAACTGCCCTTTGCCAGATAGTAGTCCGCGCCCGCGTCCAGCCCCCGCTGGCGGTCTTCCGCACGGTCCTTGTACGACACGATCATGACCGGCGTGTCGCGCAAATGCGGATCGCGCCGGATCAGCGTCACGAGCTCGATGCCGTCGAGCCGCGGCATGTCGATATCCGTGATCACCAGGTCGAAGCGCTCTCCGCGCACTGCGTTCCAGCCGTCCATGCCATCGACGGCAATGGTCACGTCGTAGCCGCGGCCGGCCAGCAGCTTGCGTTCGAGTTCGCGCACGGTCAGCGAGTCGTCGACCACCAGCACGCGTTTTTTCGGCGCGGCGACGGCGCGGGCAGTACCTTGTGAAACGCGGCCGAGTTCGCCATCGACGACGAGTTTTTCGACCGCGCGCAGCCAGTCGTCGAGATCGGCGATCAGGAGCGGATCGCCGTTTTCCATCAACGCGCCCGCCGCGATGCTCGGCACCTTGCCGAGACGTTTGTCGAGCGGCTGCACGACCAGCATGCGCTCGCCGAGGAACCGGTCGACCACCACGCCATAAGTCGCCGCACCCTGGCCGATCACGACCACGTTGAGCGTGTCGCTGACCGTGTTGAAGGTGCCGGCGCGCAGGATCTGGTGCGCCGTCACGATGCCAAGACGCCTGCCCTCGAACTCGAAATGCTGATGGCCCTCGAGCAGATCGATCGATGCACGCGGCAACACGAGCGTGCGCGCCACATGCGCGAGCGGCAGGCCGTAGGGTTCGCCATCGACCTCCACGATCAGGCTGCGGATCACAGACAGCGTGAGCGGCAATTGCATCACGAAGCGCGTGCCGACGAGTTCTTCCTGCGTGACACGCAGGCTGCCACGAACCTGGCGCACGACGTCGTGGACCGCGTCGAGACCGACGCCGCGGCCGGAGACATCGGTGACGGTATCGCGCATCGAAAAGCCGGGGAGGAACAGAAATTCGAGCAATTCCGCTTCCGACAGACGCGCGGCCGTCGCTTCGTTGGACAGGCGTTTTTGCACGATCGCCCGGCGCAGCGCGGGAAGGTCGACGCCGCCGCCGTCATCGCTCACGCTGATGAAAAGCGATCCCGCGCTGTGGCGTGCTTCGAGCGTGATCGTGCCTTCGGGCGGCTTGCCGAGCGCGCGGCGCAGCGACGGCGCCTCGATGCCGTGGTCAACGGCGTTGCGCAGCAGGTGACCGAGCGGCGCTTCGAGCATGTCCAGAATGTCGCGGTCCACCTCCGTTGCTTCGCCCGCGATCACGAAGCGCACTTGTTTCTCGAGCGCACGCGCGACGTCGCGCACCATGCGCGCAAAACCACCGGTGGCATCGACGAAAGGACGCATCCTGCATTCGAGCGCTTCGTCGTAGAGCTGTTGCGAAAGGTGCGTCGTACGGCGGTCGTAGTTCTCGAGCTCGGCCAGGCGTTCGCCAAGCTGGCGCTGCGCCTCGGCGTTGAGGCGGCGGATTTCATCGAGGGCGGCGAGCGTGCGCACGTCGAGCGCGGCGGTCGACGTAACGTTCGAAGCGGCGCCCGAAGCGGTGCCCGAACTACGCGAAGATTCGGTCAGCGATTCATGCAGGAAGTCGAGCGCGCGGCTCGCGTCGCGCTGAATGCGCTTCACGCGCAGCATGGATTGCGCGAATGGCTTCAGCCAGCGCGATTCCACCAGCGACTCGCCGGAATGGCTGAGCAGGCGATCGAGGGTTTCCGTGCGAACGCGCAGCATGCGAGTCGTTTCACGTTGTTCGGCCGGCGACCAGACGGGCAACGGGCGCGCGGGTTCGGGTTCCGATTGGGGAACCGGCGCGGCGAGCGTCAATTCCTTCGATAAATCCAGAAAGTCGTCCGGTGCCGGCGGCTTGAACGAAGCCTCCCCGGAGTCCCCGGCTTCGCCACTCATCCGCGCATTCAACTCATCGACGAACGCGTCGACGTCGGCCTGCGGGATGGTTTCGTCGCCGGAAGCCTGGCCGATGCGCACGATCAGGTCGACGCCTGCCAGCAACACATCGATCATGGCGGCATCCACGTTCACGCGGCCCTGCTGCGCGCCGACGAAGCAGTCCTCCATCACGTGCGCGAGGCTCACGCCGACCGGCACGCCGACAATCCGCGCCGCGCCCTTCAACGAATGCGCGGCACGCATGCACGCTTCAAGCGTGACAGGATCGCGCGGCGCGCGTTCGAGCGCGAGCAGGCCGTCGCTCAGGATCTGCGCCTGTGCCCGCGCTTCCTCGCGGAACAGATCGACGAGCGAGGCGCCGCTCATGTCAGGCTCCGGTTGAGGGTTTCGAAGAGCTTCGCGGCGTCGAGCAAACCGACCGTCACGCCCTTCCACGCCGTGACGGCGATCGCGTGCGAAGCCGACATGCTCGCGACCGTGGCCGGGACTTCCTGGAAGTCGGCACGGGCAAATCGATGCACGCCATCGACGGCATCGACGGGAAACACGATCGGGTTCGCGAAGTCGCTGCGCGGCGCGCTATCGGCGGCGGGCTCGACGACCAGCAGGCGGCCGAGATCGCGGGCATCGACGACCTGCTGCGCGGCGTCGCGCCGGCCATCCTGCGCAAACTCCGATGCAATCCCGAAAAGCCGTGCAAGCGATGCGCAAACCAGCAGCGCGCCGCGGATGTTCACCACGCCGAGCACCGCCCGGTGACGCCGGTGCGGCAGCGAGTGGATCGGCCTTAACTGCGCGACCTGCTGGAAGATGGCCGTGGGCAAACCCAGCCATTCTTCGCCGATGCGGAACACGAGCCATGACGTGGTATCGGCTTCACGCGCGGTACGGTCGGCCAGCGAATTCAGCGGCTGGCGTTCGCCGATCGAATCGACGGCGTGCTCACGGTCGAGCACGAGCGCAGCCGCGGCATCGTGCACGGGGCAATTGCGGCAATGGATGTAGCCGGCAAGACGTGGACACGAACCGTCGCCACGCACGCCGATCCGGTTCCAGCAATCATCGATGAGCACTGTCTGGGACGCGTCGTGGACTTCACTCATCGCGTCCTCCCGAAGCACGACCCGGATGACTCGCCCGCGCCGCACGAGCCAGCAGCAATTGCGCGCCCGCACGATCACCCTCCAGTCCCAACACCGCTGCGAGATGCGTCAACGCTTCGCCATGCTCGGGATCCAGATACAGCGCACGTTTGTAATGACCGCGCGCCTCGGTTTGCGCGCCCTGAGCATCGGCAATGACGCCCAGCAGGTAATACGCGTCTGCGCTCGACGGATGGGTCTCGAGGAACCCACGGGCAAGAGCGGCGGCTTCGGACAAGGACCCGCTGTTAGCGAGCGCGTGTGCCTGGTCGAGCGTGCCCTGCCCGTCCGGCGCCGGTCTCGCGGCCGCGTGGACAGATGCCGCCGGCGCTGCGGTCTTCGCTGCGGGCACCGATGCAAAAGGACGTGCGTTCGGCTGCAGGCCGCTCAACAATGACCCGGCTTGCGATGCAAACACATTCGCTGCAGCCAGATTCGCGCTTGCCGAGACAGCCCGTGGCGCGGCTTGGCGCGCCGAAAAGCCCATCTCCTCTTCCGCTTTCGCGATTGCCGAATACAGCGCCCGCGTCTTCGCGTCTTTCAGGCGGGTATCGTCAAACGATGGCCGGCCGTTCTCAGGCCGCCGGAACGCAAACGCAAGCGCGAGTTTCGCCGATGTCATTCCCTCACGCATCATCAGCCCGGTTTCCGCCGGCCCGACGAACAGGGTCGCGCCAGGCGCAAGCAGATCGTCCAGCACGCGCACGGCGGTGCGTTGCATTTCCCGATCGAAATAGATCAGGACGTTGCGGCAGAACACGAAATCGAACGGCTCGAATGCCTGGGTTTCGAGCGTCAGCAAGTTTGCCTGCCGAAAACGCACGCGTTCGGTGACGTCGGCGGAAAGACGCCAATGGTCGCCCGACGGCTTGAAATGGCGGTCGCGAAAGCCGAGCGCCCGACTGCGGAATGCATTGCTGCCGTATCGCGCCTCGCGAGCGATGGTGAGGGCGTGATTGCTGATATCGATGGCATCGATGGTGAAACGCTCGGGCGCAATCCCCGCGTCGAGCAAGGCCATGGCGATGGTGTACGCCTCCTCGCCCGTCGAGCACGGCATGCAGAGGATGCGCACCGGCTTGAACGGCTGTTCGGCGAGCCGTGCGCGTGCGAGGGTCACGAGCGCGTTGAATGCCTCGCTATCGCGGAAAAACCACGTCTCGGGCACGACCACCGCCTCGATCAGCGCCTGCAACTGCTCCGGCGCACCGCTCACCGCAATCCAGAAATCTTCGATGCCGGCCGCCGGGAATTTCACGGCGTTCGCCGCACGCCACGCGGCATAACGATCGGCTACGGCCCGCTCGATTGCTTTGTCGCCGATAGACGCCGCATCCAGCCCGATCGTTTTATGCAGCAACGCCGCAAAGCGCAGGATCTGCGCACGGGGGAGCGGTTCGCGCACGCTTTCATGCAGCGCATCGAGCGCGCGGCGCGTCTGAACGGAGATGAAGTCGTGCTTCATGCCGCGCTCTCGGTGAAAAGTTGCGCCTGCACGTGCTCGGGCAACAGATGTTCGATCCGGACCCACTGCACGAGTCCTTCCGCGTCGCGTGCAAGCGGCCCCAAATAGCGCGCATCCGCCGCTTCGATACCAGCGGGGCTGAACGCGCTTGCATCGAAGGAGATCGTGCGGGTCGCGCGTTCCAACAGGATGCCCAGCCGGCGCATTTCGACGTCCGCGCCGCTTTTGTGCGGGTAATACACCAGCGCAAGCCGCGTCGAAAGCCGGTCATGTGAATGCCGCCCGAGCGCGAGCGCCGCCAGATCGATGACCGGCACCGGTGCGCCCTCGTACTCGAAAATGCCGGCCACCCACGCGGGCACGCCCGGCATGGTCTTCAGCGGCGCGAGCGGCAACATCCGCTCGATCTGCGAGCTGTCGAGAACGTAGCGGTCTTGATCGAGCGTGAACTGAACGAAGAGCATGATTATTCGGTCCGTCAGACCGTCGCGACCTTGAAGCGCGACACACCCGTGCGCAGGCCGTTGGCGGTGTGCGTGAGGTCGTCGATGGCTTGCGTCGACTGCCGCAGCGACTCAGCCGTCTGCTGCGCGGCCTCGGACAGTTGCGCGAGCGCCTGCGTGATCTGGTCGGCGCCCGTCGCCTGCGTCTGCATGCCTTCGTTGACCATCACGAAACGTGGCGCGAGCGTCTGCACCTGCATGATGATCTGAGACAACTGGCCGCCGACCTGTTGTACGTCGGTCATGCCGCGCCGCACTTCTTCGGAGAACTTGTCCATGCCCATCACGCCGGCGGCGACCGCCGACTGGATCTCCTTCACCATCTGTTCGATATCGAAGGTTGCAACCGCCGTCTGATCCGCAAGCCGGCGGATCTCGGTCGCAACGACCGCGAAACCGCGCCCGTATTCGCCCGCCTTCTCCGCTTCGATCGCCGCATTCAGCGACAGCAAATTGGTCTGGTCGGCGACCTTCGTGATGGTGGCAACCACCTGGTTGATGTTGCTCGCACGCTCGTTCAGGATCGCCAGCTTGCCGTTCACCGAGCCGGCCGCCTCCATTACCAGGCGCATGGTGTCTTCCATCCGCGTCAAGCCGATCTGACCCGTGCCGGCGAGTTGCGCCGACTGTTCGGCGACGCCGGAGACCTCGTTCATCGTGCGCACGAGATCGCGGGACGTCGCAAAGATTTCCCGCGATGTCGCGCCGATCTCCGTGGTCGTGGCCGCCGTTTCGCTCGCCGTGGCTTGCTGTTCGCGCGCAGTCGCGGCAATTTCCGCCACGGACGTGGTCACCTGCACCGCCGACTTCTGCGCCTGTCCGACGAGACCCGTGAGTTCATCGGTCATGCGGTTGAAACCCGTGCCGAGCGTGCCGAATTCATCCCCGCGCTCAAGGTGCAGGCGCTGCGAAAGATCGCCGGTACGCATGGCATCGACCACTTCGACCAGGCGCTGCATGGGGATCGTGATGGCCTTGAGCAACAGGAAGCCCGCCCAAGCCGCCACCACGAACGTCACGAGAAGCACGACCAGCAGCGTTATTTCAGCTTTCGTGACCGACTGGCGAATGCTCTGCGCCGACCTGATCTGCTGTGAATTGTTCAGCTCGACCAACTCGCGGATCGCGGTCCTGCCCGCTTCCCAGATCGGCGTGAGCCGGGTGTTGAACGCCGTTGCGGCCGTAGCCTTCGATACCGCCAGGTCATCGAGGATCTGCCCCTGGACCGGCGCGTAGAGCGTGCGTTGCTGCTTGAAATTGTTGAAGAGGCGACGGTCCTCGTCGTCGAAGATCGTGGCTGCGTATTTGTCCATCAGCTTGTCCAGCGAGTCCTTCGTCTCCGCTGCACGCTGCGTGTCGCGCTTGATCTGATCGGGCTCGGTATCGATGTAGATCAACCGCTGCGTCACCGTGTAGTTCTCGAACCACGACGCGCGGATCGTCGTCGCGAGATAAACGCCCGGTGAGGAATCGACTTCCTGGCTATGCGCGTCACGATCGATGTCGCTGAACAACGCGTACGACACCACGGCCATCACCAGCATCAACGCCAGGATCACGCCGAAGCTCGCAAGAATCCGGTTTCGAATGGTCAACTGCTTCACGCATGAACCTTTTCAGTAATGGTTGGGACGGGCGCGCGGAGGCGACGGACACGGAACGTCGGCGCAATTTTAAGACGGAAAACAAAACGGCTAGCGGATTAATGCGTAGATCTGTCTGTTATCTGCTAATGGCGCCCGGCTGCGGCTGTTTTCCGGCAAATATTGCGTGCACGAGCTCGACAAAACTTATGCACAGAAACTGGGGAGCACCCTGTTGAAAACGTTCTGACAAACGCCGGATGACATTGATAGCAAACGGTTTTCAGCCGTCGCTTCATAGCGATCAAAGCGTGTGGTTGGCGTGTCGACGGTTCATCGACTTGTGCACACAAACTGTTGATGGCCCTGTGGACAAGCATGAGCTAATGTCTGTAAGCCTCTGATTCGAATTGGGAATTGAGCTGCGACTGGTTTTGATACACGTTTGCCTGCTTCAGGCGATCCATGTCACCGCAGGCAAGTTATCCCCAAAAATTGTGGGCAGGCTTGTTGATAAGTGCGGGACCTGAAACCTAAGCTGCTGATGCAGCACGAATTAACACGTCTGACTCAATGCGCGCTTTCGGCATGGCGGCCAGCGCTCAGCGAAAACCACCGGCGGGTCTTCTTGGATTGGTAAACGGCAACGGGCCCGTTCGACGAACCTCGCCACGGATGCGGGAAAGGAGGTCATCGGCTCGATATCGTTCGTCGGCGGCGAGATGGTCGGCGACGGCGTCGAAAGCGGTATCGATGCGCAACAGCACCGCTTCCGCCTCGCCGCGTTTCAGGCCCAGGCGTTCACCGTAAGCCACGAGCTGTTCGGGCACCGGGAACACCTTGGACTTGTTCAGGTTCAGCGCCATGCGGCCATCGAGCGACGGATAGATGCCCGTACAGACGACATCGTAAATAGGCGAAAGGCGGCGCGGTCCGGTTGGATCCGAATACAGCAGGCCGATGTTCTTCATGTGGGCATCCCCGTCACGCAGAAAGCACGACAACGCCACACGCTCGAACAGCCGGATGGCCTGTGCGCGGAAATCCGCACCCGTGTACACCTCCACTGCACGCGCGATCATCTCGTAACTGCCGCGATACTTCTCGTTGCCCGTCAGCACGCTCATGTCCTCGAAACCGAGCGCCGCGCCGTCCGGCGTGCGGTCGAACCGGGCCATGACAAATAGAAGACCGTCGTCGGACAGCCAGAAGTCCGGCACTTCGAAACCCGCTTCCCGCGCCACCGACATGCAAAGGAACTCGTTGCGCGCGATGCCTGGATAGTCGTCACCCTCCGCTTTCACGATCACCGTCTTGAGCGGCAATGCAGCGTGTGAATCGACGGTAGCAGGCTCGGCGGCCGCTGGAAGCAGCGGCACGACCGTCTTGGGTTGCACGCCCGAGATACCAGACCCGAGCGCATACTTGCTCACGAGCCGCTCGAACAGTTGCCCCGAAGGCGAAGACAGCAATTCGTCGAGCTGCTCGCCCTCGCCTTCGGGCACCGCCTCGCCGCGCAGCGCATACGTCAGCCGTCCGATCTGGTTCCGGCCGGCGAGAAACAACAGGAACATGTCGCTCGGCGTGCCAAAGCGCGCCAGTCTTTCTTCGATGATGTAACGCAGATAGCCTTCCGGCCGGTTCATGGCGAAGACGCTCATCAACGCGCCGCTGCTGTAACTCTTGCGGCGAACGGGCATGGTCAGCGAGACAGCCGCGCTTGGCTCGACGTCGCCGTAATTGAAGACAAACGTGCTTTCCTTCGCCAGCAATCCGGCGATGCCCTGGGGCGTGTGGACATCGAGTTGACGGATTTTGTCGAAAAGCTTTTCGATGTCGAAAGTGGAGGCAGGCGTGTTCATTCCTCCTCCCGGAAAAAGAAATCCAGGTCCTCGTAGACCACGGTATCTTTCGGACGCAAGGTCAGGTCGTAACCCAGCGCGTTCGCCATTCGGCAGAACTCATGAAGACCGACGTTCTGCGCGGTCTCCGCGTTCGTGATCGTTCGCCGCGACACGCCTGCGCGGTCGGCGAGCGTCTGCTGATTCATACGAAGCTCACGCCGGAGCTTTCTGAGCTCAGCGGCGACTCGCTCCGAATTACTGATAGGATCGGATTTTTTGCGCGTCATGATGCTCAATTATAGGCTTTATTAATTTTTTGAGCATTATTTTACGCATTGGCATGTTTTGATATGCCTGCGACGTCATAACTTGAAATTGCGCGTTATATTGCGCTTTTTAGATGCGAAAATGGCAAATGCGCATTTTAATGCGCATTTGCCATTTTACGTAAGCCAACCAAAACCAGCAAATCAACTACCCCGATAAGCCGCCGCACTTGCCGGTGAAGGCGCTACCGGCTGAGCCTTGGCTTTGCCTTTCGCAGCCGCCGCACCGGGAGCCGACGCCGCGGCCGGGTTCGACACCCCCGGCTCCATATATCCGGGCGCACCTTTCGCCACTTGCTTCTGCCCGGGCGGCGGGGCCGACGGCGCCTTGCGCATGTCAGCCAGCATTTGCGTGCACGGCAG includes:
- a CDS encoding diguanylate cyclase domain-containing protein — its product is MEHRNADPLAERARREAQSREAEPESPSDDTSAAATHAADLLNDALNMPSAAESAVMVLLVDDQTIVAEAVRRMLVDEPRLDFHYCANPEDALRVAQATRPTVILQDLVMPGVDGLTLVRQYREHESTRDIPIIVLSTKEEPRIKSAAFAAGANDYLVKLPDSIELIARIRYHSRSYLNLTQRDEAYRALRTSQQKLLETNLELQRLTNSDGLTALSNRRCLDDYLSAEWKRAARDKSPLGFLMIDVDSFKSYNDTYGHVAGDDVLKHVARAVESCLNRPADLAARFGGEEFAVVLPSTSAAGLRLLGEKIRAAVETLAVPHAGAVAKCVTISVGGVTQVPEPGEDVKQLIEAADLALYRAKRDGRNRVEVGGA
- a CDS encoding chemotaxis response regulator protein-glutamate methylesterase; translated protein: MKIGIVNDMPLAVEATRLALATRPDFDVIWVATDGVQAVDYCTAQKPDVVLMDLVMPHVDGTEATRRIMRQAPCAILIVTVDVGANSWRVYEAMGAGALDAVDTPALAGPDAKRGIAALIAKIDQVGAQQRAKAAANPLGAAPRITPGMDLLAIGASAGGPGALAVLLAALPADFTPATVIVQHVDQAFAIGMAEWLNAQSKLPVYIAREGDRPEPGKVLLAATNDHLHFGGGNRLGYTKDPEATPYRPSIDVFFNSVVARWSGNAVGVLLTGMGRDGAAGLAAMRANGFYTIAQDEATCAVYGMPKAAAAINAAVSILPLQNIANAAVNAFASSRKRGV
- a CDS encoding hybrid sensor histidine kinase/response regulator; its protein translation is MSGASLVDLFREEARAQAQILSDGLLALERAPRDPVTLEACMRAAHSLKGAARIVGVPVGVSLAHVMEDCFVGAQQGRVNVDAAMIDVLLAGVDLIVRIGQASGDETIPQADVDAFVDELNARMSGEAGDSGEASFKPPAPDDFLDLSKELTLAAPVPQSEPEPARPLPVWSPAEQRETTRMLRVRTETLDRLLSHSGESLVESRWLKPFAQSMLRVKRIQRDASRALDFLHESLTESSRSSGTASGAASNVTSTAALDVRTLAALDEIRRLNAEAQRQLGERLAELENYDRRTTHLSQQLYDEALECRMRPFVDATGGFARMVRDVARALEKQVRFVIAGEATEVDRDILDMLEAPLGHLLRNAVDHGIEAPSLRRALGKPPEGTITLEARHSAGSLFISVSDDGGGVDLPALRRAIVQKRLSNEATAARLSEAELLEFLFLPGFSMRDTVTDVSGRGVGLDAVHDVVRQVRGSLRVTQEELVGTRFVMQLPLTLSVIRSLIVEVDGEPYGLPLAHVARTLVLPRASIDLLEGHQHFEFEGRRLGIVTAHQILRAGTFNTVSDTLNVVVIGQGAATYGVVVDRFLGERMLVVQPLDKRLGKVPSIAAGALMENGDPLLIADLDDWLRAVEKLVVDGELGRVSQGTARAVAAPKKRVLVVDDSLTVRELERKLLAGRGYDVTIAVDGMDGWNAVRGERFDLVITDIDMPRLDGIELVTLIRRDPHLRDTPVMIVSYKDRAEDRQRGLDAGADYYLAKGSFHDQTLLDAVRDLIGEAQP
- a CDS encoding chemotaxis protein CheW, coding for MSEVHDASQTVLIDDCWNRIGVRGDGSCPRLAGYIHCRNCPVHDAAAALVLDREHAVDSIGERQPLNSLADRTAREADTTSWLVFRIGEEWLGLPTAIFQQVAQLRPIHSLPHRRHRAVLGVVNIRGALLVCASLARLFGIASEFAQDGRRDAAQQVVDARDLGRLLVVEPAADSAPRSDFANPIVFPVDAVDGVHRFARADFQEVPATVASMSASHAIAVTAWKGVTVGLLDAAKLFETLNRSLT
- a CDS encoding CheR family methyltransferase, translated to MKHDFISVQTRRALDALHESVREPLPRAQILRFAALLHKTIGLDAASIGDKAIERAVADRYAAWRAANAVKFPAAGIEDFWIAVSGAPEQLQALIEAVVVPETWFFRDSEAFNALVTLARARLAEQPFKPVRILCMPCSTGEEAYTIAMALLDAGIAPERFTIDAIDISNHALTIAREARYGSNAFRSRALGFRDRHFKPSGDHWRLSADVTERVRFRQANLLTLETQAFEPFDFVFCRNVLIYFDREMQRTAVRVLDDLLAPGATLFVGPAETGLMMREGMTSAKLALAFAFRRPENGRPSFDDTRLKDAKTRALYSAIAKAEEEMGFSARQAAPRAVSASANLAAANVFASQAGSLLSGLQPNARPFASVPAAKTAAPAASVHAAARPAPDGQGTLDQAHALANSGSLSEAAALARGFLETHPSSADAYYLLGVIADAQGAQTEARGHYKRALYLDPEHGEALTHLAAVLGLEGDRAGAQLLLARAARASHPGRASGGRDE
- a CDS encoding chemotaxis protein CheW, which translates into the protein MLFVQFTLDQDRYVLDSSQIERMLPLAPLKTMPGVPAWVAGIFEYEGAPVPVIDLAALALGRHSHDRLSTRLALVYYPHKSGADVEMRRLGILLERATRTISFDASAFSPAGIEAADARYLGPLARDAEGLVQWVRIEHLLPEHVQAQLFTESAA
- a CDS encoding methyl-accepting chemotaxis protein; this translates as MKQLTIRNRILASFGVILALMLVMAVVSYALFSDIDRDAHSQEVDSSPGVYLATTIRASWFENYTVTQRLIYIDTEPDQIKRDTQRAAETKDSLDKLMDKYAATIFDDEDRRLFNNFKQQRTLYAPVQGQILDDLAVSKATAATAFNTRLTPIWEAGRTAIRELVELNNSQQIRSAQSIRQSVTKAEITLLVVLLVTFVVAAWAGFLLLKAITIPMQRLVEVVDAMRTGDLSQRLHLERGDEFGTLGTGFNRMTDELTGLVGQAQKSAVQVTTSVAEIAATAREQQATASETAATTTEIGATSREIFATSRDLVRTMNEVSGVAEQSAQLAGTGQIGLTRMEDTMRLVMEAAGSVNGKLAILNERASNINQVVATITKVADQTNLLSLNAAIEAEKAGEYGRGFAVVATEIRRLADQTAVATFDIEQMVKEIQSAVAAGVMGMDKFSEEVRRGMTDVQQVGGQLSQIIMQVQTLAPRFVMVNEGMQTQATGADQITQALAQLSEAAQQTAESLRQSTQAIDDLTHTANGLRTGVSRFKVATV